The window GGCAAAAAGATGATAATAAGagcggagagagagaggcaaaaaATGGGGGGGTGTGTGCGATGCCACTGAAATGAGCGATTGACCTCAAATGTTTGTCGTTGGAAGATGTTTTCTATATCGTGACCAAACTGGTACAGTGGAGCGCCGAGTCCTCTTTCGAAAATGGAAagacagacagagagagagaagcctATCCTACTTTTAGATACATGTCCTCGCGTATTAAGAATAAAGACGGGGGGACTGAACAAAAATTGGCTCAGTCCAATCGGAGGGGAAAGCCGCCCTGAAACGTGTCGACCCAAAGGGGGAGTTCAGATGTACATGACTAATGAGAGAGGCTTCGAACACGTTTATGCCAATGAAATAgacgtaggaaaaaaaaataaaataaaatgcgaaCAGTAGAGAACGCTGCTGCGGAATTGGGGTCAGCCACACACAACACGCACATAAAGTCTACGTTGCCTTGACAGCCCCCCGAAATGCTGACCCTCCGagctctcgctctctctcccTTCTCCCATATCGCCCTACTCTCATTTCTCCTACCTACTCCCCTACACTTTTCACCAGCCTCCTccttcatttaccttgtttgtttttttttcgttcgttttaaTGTACCCTTTTCGGTTTTCTGAACCGTgcttttcgccattttttttttgttccgtctGGAATTCCATGAGGGAGAACGAATAGACTCCCCCTTCGAAATTGCCTTTAAAAATCCTGCCgacagaaatttttttttttttattaatttgttttggtttgttttatCAGGTGAAAGTCATACGATTCAGCTATATGTGGACAATCAATAATTTCAGTTTCTGTCGAGAAGAAATGGGAGAAGTTCTCAAATCATCGACTTTCTCTGCCGGGGCAAATGATAAGCTCAAGTGGTGAGTTGCCCGCTTTTACTTAATTAGACACACGAGCAATTGTTGCCGATGAACGGAAACGGGGAGCCccgctcttttgttttgtttttttacacgaGCCCTAGCAAAGGGAGAGAGGGCGGTCGTAGCCCAAAACTTGAattataaaaagaagaaaagtttacGCTGGACGCCTAAGTAGGTCGTGGGCACCGACCGACTTTCGGATTGGAAAAGCGTCGTCGTTATGGTTTCCGTCCGATCCATTctaatgataaaaaataatagaggGGGGATTTGTGTTATCAAcgtttcgaaagaaaaacaaaaaaaaaaaaaatgtattgcaTGTTTGACGTCTATTTGATGgtgtgttctttttctttttttgcaggtGTTTAAGAGTCAACCCGAAAGGTCTCGACGAGGAGAGCAAGGATTACCTATCGCTCTATTTACTGTTGGTCTCGTGCAATAAATCTGAAGTCCGCGCTAAATTCAAATTCTCCATCCTAAATGCCAAACGAGAAGAAACGAAAGCTATgggtaatttattgtttcttcCCGAAATAATGATGTTgatctcgtttctttttctattaagtttttctttttttgtccacTGGAATTCGCACGTAAACAGTCTTTGTTTCCTTTGTCTTATGTCTCTTTGACAGAGAGCCAAAGGGCTTATAGATTCGTTCAAGGCAAGGATTGGGGATTCAAAAAGTTTATTCGACGAGATTTTCTTCTTGACGAAGCCAATGGTCTTTTACCCGACGATAAACTTACACTCTTCTGCGAAGTACGTTGcaatattttgaatatttaccTTGACATAAAGTCTCTCTTTTTAAACTCTGTCCTTGGATTCgttttattataattattttttttttttcaaaaataaaggtgAGCGTAGTGGCAGACAGTGTCAACGTTTCAGGCCAATCCAACGCTATCCAGTTTAAAGTGCCGGAATGTCGCCTTGCTGACGATTTAGGTCTCTTGTTTGAAAATCAGCGCTTCAGTGATGTAACCTTGTGCGTCAATGGACGTGACTTTCAGGTAAACAGAAAGCTCGTTTCGACAGCAACGTTTTATGACCGATTGTGCTCAATGGGTTGCTTTTGGTTCGCACAGGCTCATAAGGCGATTTTGGCAGCGCGGAGTCCAGTGTTTGCCGCCATGTTTGAGCACGAAATGGAAGAACGGAAGCACAATCGCGTCGAGGtgagttatttctttttttattaaataaattttcgaaatcgtttctaaatgattttgttcaaTGAATTTAGATTTCTGACGTGGATCACGAAGTCTTTCGGGAAATGCTTCGTTTCATCTACACGGGCAAAGCAGCCAACCTGGAACGGATGGCTGACGATTTGCTGGCTGCCGCTGATAAGTACGCCCTAGAACGGTTGAAAGTGATGTGCGAGGAAGCCTTGTGTACCAACTTGTCAACAGAGAACTCTGCAGAAGTTCTGATTCTAGCCGATCTCCACTCTGCCGATCAACTGAAAGCTCAAGCCATCGACTTCATCAACACGTATGTTGCTTTCGCTCTTAGCTTTTgattagattttcttttctcttattttgttttcgatgACAATGTCGGAATCAAATTGTTCGAAAAATGATCCTTAATTCATGACCTTTGTTTTAGACATGCAACAGATGTGATGGAGACAGCTGGGTGGAAGTCAATGATACGGTCTCATCCTCATCTCTTGGCCGAAGCCTTTCGAGTCTTGGCTACCCAACAGATCCCCCCGATAGGTCCACCACGGAAGCGCATTAAGCAAAATTGAAGCCGAGAAAAAGCTTCGTTTTTGTAGATCCCGCGCGCCCCGTCCTTCACTCAACCATCACTACCATGGTCCACAATCCCTGAAGTCGTACGTCTGCGTCCCGCCCCCTCGCCCAGCCAACTATACGTATCTTCTTTTGCTGttgcacatacacacacacacacacacacgcaagtTTATGATGAGCTTACGAGATAATTATCCGTTGATAGCTTAGCCGATAGACAGCAAAACCtcgtaaacaaaaattcaaaaaaaaaaaaaattaaataacacAAGTCTCTTTAGTTTGTCAATATGTTGGAAAGGTAAGGGGGCTTTGCAGATCTCGTCGTGTTACTGTATTGAGCGCCAAACCCCGCCGCCCTCCCTCTCACAAATGCTCCAACTGTGCCTTCCATATGGTATCAGCCACTTAGGCAAACGTTTGGAATCCGCATATTGTcaagttctttttgttttgtttgcccACCTCAGATAgattcctccatttttttaacaattcaGAGCTCGTCCTTCCTAACCATCGTCAAAAGTCTTTGAGTTGAATTTTCTATCGCAGTCGGGTGGCTTCCCCCCTCTCAACGTCAAATTGCATTTAGATGTGGGATTCGTGTTAGACGAacggtgaaaaaacaaaaacacacacaaaaaaaagaaacattcaaacaaacaaaaaaaaaggctgggCAATGCTTTTTTCGCGAACACATTGGCGCTATGTTCCTAAGCGTTTAAGtacggccaaaaaaaaacgacaggTTGGCTTCAAATAGCCAGTCTTCACGTCGTCTGCTAATATATACACatccatatatatatatgaatagAGATGTATACGCTTATCGTGTTTGCGATGCCCGCCTCCCTGAAAGGTTGGGGTCGTTGTGAACGGTATGCAAAGTATATGTCTAtgtttttatatgtatattgACATGTACGTATTTGTATTCGTCAATGTGTGACGCATACCTGCCCATGATCTCTTCGCAAGTGAAGAAtggtacatttttatttttgaagtttCGTCCCTGAAAGGCGatcctttttttggtttcttttttctttttttttttttttttttgtagtttccGGTGATGTTTCATGATATCAAGTCTAGTAAGTGCCACATAAAGCATCCAATTGTCATTCATTCTCGGAAAGCACTTTTATCTCGAGGAATATAGGCATATTTCAGCTGTTGGGCACTTTCCaccatttattttgttattattattattctttttttttttttttattgtaagaCGAGATACTATAATCGACTGTCGACAGATCCTGGCCGAGAtttcgaaacgaaaaaagcCAGTGATTAAGAGATGCGccgatttattattatttctgtGTGTTGGGAGGAAACGATCATAGCCGAGTTCTGTACAAGAAGGTGTCACCATCGTCATTCTCTGCTCGAATAAGAACGTGAGCGGGATCTTTGCTGTGATACGCATCGTTGTCCAGTAACTGTTAAAACGCCAATtggaaaaaagatttgaaaaagagaggaaaaaaaaaaatcttttgttttgttttcatgtttttttttttgccagctTGAATTGTCATCAGTATTCTTTTTCATGAGTGGAAGACTTTTGAATTTCGTGTTTCAATGTCACCTTTTTCTATTATTGTATAACAAAGTAATGAGCAGTAAGAACGATGGGCGATTTTTCAGTTACCGGTATAATGTTCATTCGTAGTTGCCAATCCAGATGGCAGAAATTGATCTTTGCGTTACGTTCTTATTCTGAGCTACAAGGCGAATaacatttttggaaattttcgttgaaattttgcgtgaaaaaaaaagaaaagctttctAATAGCACCTTGctgttcttttgttctttatgatttaattttttaaagaattcccaccaatttttttgccatttttgaaaagcgTGCCCAAGGGCGTATGGATCctgaaaaatgatgaaatgtACAAAACAAATGCCCTTCTTCGCTATATTTGTCACCAGCGGAGCAAACGATACCTCAATAATATACTAGATAGTTGATCATTTTGTTCCGATAATTGTTCAATGAAGCAACCACTTCACGCAAACTCGCCTGGAGTTTAGTTTCGAGCTATGTTTCGTTGAAAAGTAGTTCACAAATTCCAGGAAAAGGCcggaaaaaaattgtatcgATACTTCCGCACCGATTGGCAACAATGACGTAGTTTTGGACCTGGCCTCTACATGAAACAGCGGCTAGCCAAAACgtaacaaatgaaatttcattcGCTATGTTTTTAggtttaaacattttctgacaaaatttggaagagaaaaagtaaataaataaaagaaaaaaaagaaggaaggaaaagaTTGGCTTTCTGTCTAAAAATGAGATTTGTTGTGAATGGTCCTGTCAAATGCATTTATCGACAAATCCCATAGGTATGGCTG of the Daphnia carinata strain CSIRO-1 chromosome 10, CSIRO_AGI_Dcar_HiC_V3, whole genome shotgun sequence genome contains:
- the LOC130699368 gene encoding speckle-type POZ protein-like, producing the protein MASARAAVLSECTQTQRGTSASPNGSSGSGSSSSSSSSSSGIGNSASSSTSGNTTTSSSSSSSSSSSSNNNNNNNNNNTTSSSTSSTSGGGGGGIGLVGGSGSSSSATSNMAISRVPSPPPPEASTPVAENWCYTQVKVIRFSYMWTINNFSFCREEMGEVLKSSTFSAGANDKLKWCLRVNPKGLDEESKDYLSLYLLLVSCNKSEVRAKFKFSILNAKREETKAMESQRAYRFVQGKDWGFKKFIRRDFLLDEANGLLPDDKLTLFCEVSVVADSVNVSGQSNAIQFKVPECRLADDLGLLFENQRFSDVTLCVNGRDFQAHKAILAARSPVFAAMFEHEMEERKHNRVEISDVDHEVFREMLRFIYTGKAANLERMADDLLAAADKYALERLKVMCEEALCTNLSTENSAEVLILADLHSADQLKAQAIDFINTHATDVMETAGWKSMIRSHPHLLAEAFRVLATQQIPPIGPPRKRIKQN